A single genomic interval of Rhododendron vialii isolate Sample 1 chromosome 3a, ASM3025357v1 harbors:
- the LOC131321412 gene encoding protein DETOXIFICATION 21-like has product MDLDIHENLLTNGKGQKGVPSEEKLKDRLWSETKKMWVVAGPAIFTRCSTFGISIISQAFVGHIGATELAGYALVATVLVRFANGSLLGMASGLETLCGQAYGANQHHMLGVYLQRSWIVLFTCMIFLVPVFCLTTPILKALGQDEAIAEEAGVIALWFIPVVFSFIPSFTCQMFLQTQSKNMIISYLAFCSLSIHIFLSWLLTVRYKFGIPGAMISTILVYWLPNMGQLSFVMCGGCRDTWTGFSFLAFKDLWPVIKLSLSSGVMLCLELWYNTVLILLTGNMENAEIEIDALSICLNINGWEMMLAFGFMAAASVRVSNELGRGNSKAAKFSIVNIVLTSFAIGFTLFIFFLLFRGRLAYIFTDSSEVAVAVADLSPLLACSILMNSVQPVLSGVAVGAGWQSIVAYVNIACYYLVGVPVGVVLGYVFHMQVKGVWIGMLFGTFVQTIVLITITCKTDWDNQVSVARKRVNRWFVEAEEPSANQQGV; this is encoded by the exons ATGGATCTTGATATTCATGAGAATCTATTGACGAATGGTAAAGGACAAAAGGGTGTTCCtagtgaggaaaagctgaaggaCAGGTTATGGAGTGAGACCAAGAAAATGTGGGTGGTGGCTGGTCCGGCTATATTCACTagatgttcaaccttcggtatTAGTATCATTAGCCAGGCATTTGTTGGGCACATTGGAGCTACAGAGCTTGCTGGATATGCTCTTGTTGCAACTGTCTTAGTGAGGTTTGCTAATGGTAGCCTG TTGGGAATGGCTAGTGGATTAGAGACTCTATGTGGGCAAGCGTATGGTGCAAATCAACACCACATGCTAGGCGTGTATCTTCAAAGGTCCTGGATTGTCCTATTCACATGCATGATTTTCCTTGTCCCTGTGTTCTGCTTGACCACTCCGATTTTGAAAGCTTTAGGCCAGGATGAAGCCATTGCAGAAGAGGCAGGCGTAATTGCTCTCTGGTTTATCCCTGTGGTGTTCTCCTTCATTCCATCCTTCACCTGCCAGATGTTCCTACAGACTCAGAGCAAGAACATGATTATTTCATACTTGGCATTTTGTTCGCTTTCAATCCATATCTTTCTCTCATGGCTTTTGACAGTGAGATACAAATTTGGTATTCCTGGGGCCATGATATCTACCATTTTAGTATATTGGCTTCCTAATATGGGCCAGCTTTCCTTTGTTATGTGTGGAGGGTGCCGAGACACGTGGACGGGTTTCTCATTCTTGGCTTTCAAGGATCTGTGGCCAGTCATCAAGCTTTCTTTATCATCTGGTGTCATGCTTTG TCTGGAACTATGGTACAACACAGTCCTGATTCTTCTAACAGGAAACATGGAGAATGCTGAGATTGAAATAGATGCTCTCTCTATTTG CCTCAATATTAATGGTTGGGAAATGATGTTAGCTTTTGGTTTCATGGCTGCAGCTAG CGTACGGGTCTCAAATGAACTTGGAAGAGGGAACTCAAAAGCTGCAAAATTCTCAATCGTGAACATAGTGCTAACATCATTTGCCATCGGATTCACGTTATTCATTTTCTTCCTGTTGTTCCGGGGCCGCCTAGCTTACATATTCACAGATAGCAGTGAGGTAGCTGTTGCAGTTGCAGATTTATCGCCTCTTTTGGCATGCTCCATTCTTATGAACAGTGTTCAGCCTGTTCTTTCTG GTGTTGCTGTTGGGGCTGGCTGGCAGAGCATTGTCGCCTATGTTAACATTGCTTGCTATTACCTAGTAGGGGTTCCAGTGGGAGTAGTGCTCGGTTATGTGTTCCATATGCAAGTCAAA GGTGTCTGGATTGGTATGTTGTTTGGCACATTCGTTCAAACTATTGTGCTCATCACAATCACTTGCAAAACTGATTGGGATAATCAG GTATCCGTAGCTCGTAAACGAGTTAACAGGTGGTTTGTGGAAGCTGAGGAACCCAGTGCTAATCAACAAGGTGTTTGA